In Acidobacteriaceae bacterium, the following are encoded in one genomic region:
- the rpmF gene encoding 50S ribosomal protein L32 codes for MPNPKRRHSKQRTAKRRSHDFLTPNTGVGNCPNCGAKRVPHTVCASCGQYKGRQYGPDKTATAA; via the coding sequence ATGCCTAATCCTAAGCGCCGCCACTCCAAGCAGCGTACCGCCAAGCGCCGTTCGCACGACTTCCTTACGCCCAACACCGGCGTAGGCAACTGCCCCAACTGTGGCGCCAAGCGCGTTCCCCACACTGTTTGCGCTTCCTGCGGACAGTACAAGGGCCGCCAGTATGGCCCGGACAAGACTGCAACTGCAGCCTAA
- the plsX gene encoding phosphate acyltransferase PlsX, with amino-acid sequence MSIDIVLDAMGSDKAPDPEIRGAILAARTLPGVRIHLVGPEDILRPKLREALKASSGGGFVVGSSKRERLPIFIVQASEWISMEDKAAQAVRSKRDSSMRVGLKMVREGRAAGFVTAGNTGAAMATAKMVLGSLRGVDRPALATILPTSTGAPCVLLDVGANVDSDPDNLLQFAVMGHMYSKNVLRVARPRVGLLSIGEEDSKGNTLVRDTLPLMRELGTRGVIHFLGNVEGRDLYNGSADVVVCDGFVGNVALKTSEGIARLVNSSLRESLKSTVTSQVGALLSQRAFKAFKKRLDYSEYGGAPLLGVRGVAIVGHGSSNERAIMNGIRVAAEFADADVNAAIETALEPAAS; translated from the coding sequence ATGTCCATCGACATCGTTCTGGATGCCATGGGAAGCGACAAAGCTCCCGACCCTGAAATCCGCGGAGCCATACTCGCTGCTCGCACCCTGCCAGGAGTTCGCATTCACCTGGTGGGACCGGAAGACATTCTGCGTCCGAAGCTTCGCGAAGCCCTCAAAGCCTCCTCAGGTGGCGGCTTCGTCGTCGGCTCCTCCAAGCGCGAGCGCCTGCCCATCTTCATCGTCCAGGCCAGCGAGTGGATCTCCATGGAAGACAAGGCCGCACAGGCTGTGCGCTCCAAGCGTGACTCCTCCATGCGTGTCGGGCTGAAGATGGTGCGCGAAGGCCGCGCGGCAGGCTTCGTCACGGCCGGCAACACCGGCGCAGCCATGGCCACCGCCAAGATGGTGCTCGGCTCGCTCCGCGGCGTCGACCGCCCTGCCCTGGCCACCATTCTGCCGACCAGCACCGGAGCACCCTGCGTTCTGCTGGACGTCGGTGCCAACGTGGACTCAGACCCCGACAACCTGCTGCAGTTCGCCGTCATGGGCCACATGTATTCGAAGAACGTGCTGCGGGTCGCCCGTCCGCGCGTCGGCCTGCTCTCCATCGGCGAAGAAGACTCCAAGGGCAATACGCTCGTTCGCGACACCCTGCCGCTGATGCGTGAACTCGGCACACGCGGCGTCATCCACTTCCTGGGCAACGTCGAAGGTCGCGACCTCTACAACGGCAGCGCCGACGTCGTCGTCTGTGATGGCTTCGTAGGCAACGTCGCGCTGAAAACCTCGGAAGGCATCGCCAGACTCGTCAACTCGAGCCTGCGTGAAAGCCTGAAGTCGACGGTGACCTCACAGGTGGGCGCCTTGCTCAGCCAGCGCGCCTTCAAGGCCTTCAAAAAGCGGCTCGACTACTCCGAATACGGCGGCGCACCGCTGCTCGGCGTTCGCGGCGTAGCCATCGTCGGTCATGGCAGCTCAAACGAGCGCGCCATTATGAATGGCATTCGAGTGGCAGCGGAGTTTGCGGATGCTGACGTAAACGCAGCGATTGAAACCGCTCTCGAACCTGCCGCCAGTTGA
- a CDS encoding DUF177 domain-containing protein, with amino-acid sequence MMITPELLADESLEFDQAIPAGEIEYAPDVRQIGPLAIKGQADLLIEHRGPKEEVEDIRLRGKYEGNFELLCARCLDPIQKHLSGRFDLIFRPGGVDAEAGEHAISEDETEIGYYEQSGLRLEDAVREQVLLGLPGRTLCREDCKGLCPSCGVNRNTTDCNCSETPSDLRWNALAGLSLPPKS; translated from the coding sequence ATGATGATTACGCCAGAACTACTTGCCGACGAGTCCCTGGAATTTGACCAGGCAATTCCGGCAGGCGAGATCGAGTACGCGCCCGACGTTCGACAGATCGGCCCGCTCGCCATCAAAGGCCAGGCCGACCTGCTCATCGAGCACCGCGGGCCCAAGGAAGAAGTAGAAGACATTCGCCTGCGCGGAAAGTACGAAGGCAACTTCGAACTCCTCTGCGCACGCTGCCTCGACCCCATCCAAAAGCATCTTTCTGGCCGCTTCGACCTCATTTTTCGCCCCGGCGGCGTCGATGCCGAGGCTGGCGAACACGCAATTTCTGAAGATGAGACAGAAATCGGTTATTATGAACAAAGCGGCCTGCGGCTGGAGGACGCCGTGCGTGAGCAGGTTCTTTTAGGCCTGCCCGGACGGACTCTTTGCCGAGAGGACTGCAAGGGCTTGTGTCCGTCGTGCGGCGTGAACCGCAACACTACGGATTGCAACTGCAGCGAAACGCCGTCCGATCTGCGCTGGAATGCGCTGGCCGGGCTATCGTTGCCGCCAAAGTCCTAA